From the genome of Winogradskyella forsetii, one region includes:
- a CDS encoding succinate dehydrogenase/fumarate reductase iron-sulfur subunit codes for MNLTLKIWRQKNNNDKGKMVDYKISDVSPDMSFLEMLDVLNNELIEKGEEPVAFDHDCREGICGSCSLYINGEAHGPDRGVTTCQLHMRMFNDGDVITIEPFRATAFPVIKDLIVDRTSFDRIQHAGGFISVNTSGNTIDANAIPVNKHDADDAFAAATCIGCGACVASCKNSSAMLFVGAKVSQFALLPQGQVEATDRVLNMVKQMDEEGFGNCTNTGACEVECPKGISLENIARMNREYLAATLKG; via the coding sequence ATGAATCTTACACTAAAGATTTGGAGACAAAAAAACAATAACGATAAAGGAAAAATGGTTGATTATAAAATCAGCGATGTGTCACCAGATATGTCTTTTCTTGAAATGTTAGATGTTTTAAATAACGAATTAATAGAAAAAGGGGAAGAGCCAGTAGCTTTCGATCACGATTGTCGCGAAGGTATATGTGGTTCTTGTTCATTGTACATTAACGGAGAGGCGCATGGTCCAGATCGTGGCGTAACAACTTGCCAATTGCATATGCGAATGTTCAATGATGGTGATGTTATTACTATTGAACCATTTAGAGCAACAGCATTTCCTGTCATTAAAGATTTAATCGTTGATAGAACCTCTTTTGATCGCATTCAACATGCAGGAGGATTTATTTCTGTAAATACTTCTGGAAATACCATTGATGCCAATGCAATTCCTGTAAATAAACACGATGCGGATGATGCTTTTGCTGCAGCAACTTGTATTGGTTGTGGTGCTTGTGTAGCTTCTTGTAAAAACTCATCAGCAATGTTATTTGTTGGTGCTAAAGTTTCTCAATTTGCATTATTACCACAAGGTCAAGTAGAAGCGACTGATCGTGTTTTAAATATGGTAAAGCAAATGGACGAAGAAGGTTTTGGTAACTGTACAAATACTGGAGCTTGCGAAGTAGAATGTCCTAAAGGTATTTCTTTAGAGAATATTGCACGTATGAATCGTGAATATTTAGCTGCGACATTGAAAGGTTAA
- a CDS encoding succinate dehydrogenase cytochrome b subunit: MSGILNSSIGRKFAMALSALFLMIFVLQHFAINLLSVLSPDTFNEVSYFMGTFWVIQFVIQPILIIGVIFHFVMGFVLEIRNRNARKISYAKNNGAANSTWMSRNMIWSGGFILIFLIIHMIDFWAPEMNIKYFKGDMTGLIDPDNVDSGFRFYEELVHKFEPIWRVALYCLGFVFLSLHLLHGFNSAFQSVGANNKYTKGLKGFGKFYAIVIPLGFIFIALFHHFNH, from the coding sequence ATGAGCGGAATTCTAAATTCTTCGATTGGAAGAAAGTTTGCCATGGCACTTTCGGCACTCTTCCTAATGATTTTTGTACTACAACATTTTGCAATTAACCTACTTTCTGTTTTAAGTCCTGATACCTTTAATGAGGTGTCTTACTTTATGGGAACATTTTGGGTCATTCAATTTGTGATTCAACCTATTTTAATTATCGGTGTTATTTTTCATTTTGTAATGGGATTTGTCTTAGAAATAAGAAATCGAAATGCACGAAAAATTAGTTACGCAAAAAACAACGGTGCTGCAAATTCTACTTGGATGAGTAGAAACATGATTTGGAGTGGCGGATTTATTCTTATCTTCTTAATCATTCACATGATTGATTTTTGGGCGCCTGAAATGAATATCAAATATTTCAAAGGCGATATGACTGGATTGATCGATCCTGATAATGTGGATAGCGGCTTTAGGTTTTACGAGGAACTTGTTCATAAATTTGAACCTATCTGGCGTGTAGCCCTTTACTGCTTAGGCTTCGTGTTTTTATCACTGCACTTACTACATGGCTTTAACTCTGCATTTCAATCGGTTGGAGCAAATAACAAATACACAAAAGGATTGAAAGGATTTGGAAAATTCTATGCAATTGTAATTCCACTGGGATTCATATTCATTGCATTATTTCATCATTTTAATCACTAA
- a CDS encoding four helix bundle protein codes for MSFRKRHNYKNLKIWQLGLEIANNISDVLINFPKHERYDLSSQMSKCSVSMPSNIAEGSARTDKSFSHFLDISIGSSFELGTQLLVAFHRNYIKEETLKILESKNEEFQRMTMGFQNGL; via the coding sequence ATGAGTTTTCGGAAAAGGCATAATTATAAAAATTTGAAAATTTGGCAGCTCGGATTAGAGATTGCTAATAATATTTCGGATGTTTTAATTAATTTTCCAAAACATGAAAGATATGATTTAAGTTCTCAAATGAGTAAATGTTCTGTTTCCATGCCGAGTAACATAGCAGAAGGCTCTGCGAGAACAGATAAATCTTTTTCACATTTTCTTGACATTTCTATAGGATCATCATTTGAGCTTGGTACACAGCTCTTAGTTGCTTTTCATAGAAATTACATTAAGGAAGAAACTTTAAAAATATTAGAATCTAAAAACGAAGAATTTCAAAGAATGACGATGGGTTTTCAAAATGGATTATAA
- a CDS encoding fumarate reductase/succinate dehydrogenase flavoprotein subunit, translating into MALDSKVPEGPIADKWTNYKNSIDLVNPANKRNIDVIVVGTGLAGGSAAATLAELGYNVKAFCFQDSPRRAHSIAAQGGINAAKNYQGDGDSTYRLFYDTVKGGDYRSREANVYRLAEVSANIIDQCVAQGVPFAREYGGLLDNRSFGGVLVSRTFYAAGQTGQQLLLGAYSAMNRQIGRGKIKMYNRHEMLDVVIVDGKARGIITRNLITGEIERHSAHAVVLGTGGYGNVFFLSTNAMGSNVTAAWKAHKRGAYFANPCYTQIHPTCIPVSGDHQSKLTLMSESLRNDGRIWVPKHMKDVEAIKAGTLKPKDLAEEDRDYYLERRYPAFGNLVPRDVASRAAKERCDAGYGVNATGEAVFLDFAAAIERYGKETAHVRGLNENDAALVKKLGQEVIKNKYGNLFQMYEKIVDQDPYNTPMMIYPAVHYTMGGVWVDYDLMTTVPGLYCIGEANFSDHGANRLGASALMQGLADGYFVLPYTIGNYLSHDIRTGPISTDSKEFEDAENEVRKNIEHLINNKGTHSVDYFHKRLGKIMWNKCGMARNAEDLKSAISEISELRAEFWKDVKVPGTNEEYNEELAKAGRVADFLELGELFAKDALQREESAGGHFREEYQTAEGEAMRRKEFQYVSAWEYKGEPKDAILHKEELEYENIKVKERSYK; encoded by the coding sequence ATGGCTTTAGATTCAAAAGTACCAGAAGGTCCAATTGCAGACAAATGGACGAATTATAAAAATAGTATTGACTTGGTCAATCCTGCCAACAAACGAAATATAGATGTTATTGTGGTTGGTACAGGTTTAGCTGGAGGTTCTGCTGCGGCTACTTTAGCCGAGTTAGGCTATAACGTTAAAGCATTCTGTTTTCAAGATTCTCCAAGACGTGCGCACTCTATTGCGGCACAAGGCGGAATTAATGCAGCGAAAAATTACCAGGGCGATGGCGATTCTACATACCGATTGTTTTATGATACTGTAAAAGGTGGTGATTACCGTTCGCGTGAAGCAAATGTGTACCGTCTTGCTGAGGTATCTGCAAATATTATTGACCAATGCGTGGCACAAGGTGTTCCTTTTGCTCGTGAATATGGTGGTTTATTAGATAACCGTTCTTTTGGTGGTGTTTTGGTATCAAGAACATTTTATGCTGCAGGACAGACGGGACAACAATTGTTGTTGGGCGCCTATTCTGCTATGAACCGTCAGATTGGTCGTGGAAAAATCAAAATGTACAATCGTCACGAAATGTTAGACGTTGTCATTGTTGATGGCAAAGCACGAGGGATTATCACACGAAACTTAATTACTGGAGAAATTGAAAGACATTCAGCGCACGCTGTTGTTCTGGGAACTGGTGGTTACGGAAATGTATTTTTCTTATCAACAAATGCGATGGGAAGTAATGTAACAGCAGCTTGGAAAGCACATAAACGTGGCGCATATTTTGCGAATCCTTGTTATACGCAAATACACCCAACCTGTATTCCTGTTTCTGGAGATCATCAGTCTAAATTAACGTTAATGTCTGAGTCTTTACGTAATGATGGACGTATTTGGGTGCCTAAGCATATGAAAGATGTTGAGGCTATTAAAGCAGGCACATTAAAACCTAAAGATTTAGCAGAAGAAGATCGCGATTATTACTTAGAACGTCGCTATCCAGCCTTCGGAAACTTAGTACCTCGTGATGTGGCTTCGAGAGCCGCAAAAGAGCGTTGCGATGCTGGTTATGGCGTGAATGCAACAGGCGAAGCTGTATTTTTAGATTTTGCTGCTGCCATTGAACGTTATGGTAAAGAAACCGCTCATGTTAGAGGATTAAACGAAAATGATGCTGCTCTTGTTAAGAAGTTAGGACAGGAAGTCATCAAGAATAAATACGGGAACTTATTCCAAATGTATGAGAAGATTGTAGATCAAGATCCATACAATACACCTATGATGATTTATCCCGCAGTTCACTACACCATGGGTGGCGTTTGGGTAGATTATGATTTAATGACTACTGTTCCTGGATTGTATTGTATCGGTGAGGCTAATTTTTCAGATCATGGTGCCAATAGACTTGGAGCTTCGGCATTAATGCAAGGTTTGGCAGATGGCTATTTTGTGTTGCCATACACTATTGGAAATTATTTATCGCATGATATTAGAACAGGACCCATTTCAACTGATTCTAAAGAATTCGAAGATGCTGAAAATGAAGTCAGAAAAAATATTGAGCATTTAATTAATAATAAGGGCACCCATTCTGTTGATTATTTCCATAAACGACTAGGGAAAATAATGTGGAACAAATGTGGAATGGCAAGAAACGCTGAAGATTTAAAATCTGCAATTTCCGAAATATCAGAATTAAGAGCAGAATTTTGGAAGGATGTTAAAGTGCCAGGAACAAATGAGGAATACAATGAAGAATTGGCGAAAGCTGGCCGTGTTGCAGACTTCTTGGAATTAGGAGAGTTGTTTGCCAAAGATGCTTTGCAGCGTGAAGAATCTGCGGGAGGTCATTTCAGGGAAGAGTATCAAACAGCAGAAGGAGAAGCCATGCGTCGCAAAGAGTTTCAATATGTGTCCGCTTGGGAATATAAAGGCGAACCAAAAGATGCTATACTTCATAAAGAAGAATTAGAATACGAGAATATTAAAGTTAAAGAGCGTTCTTATAAGTAG
- a CDS encoding MutS-related protein, which yields MQNPNTFYKAQLQLNQRESKRIFKQLSLYSLLRLSVFVLTGIGIYFTYKNWQIAAGIGVVGMAIFLFLLSRYTDLKAKRNLHKRLIAINENELNIAKGDFHEQPDGSEFQNPKHFFSLDIDLFGKGSFFQFINRTAINEGTETLTENLLSNDITNIEERQQAIQELAAMPEWRQNYTAVAQGVEIEHSAASIIAWLKGYKPFLGKVQYALTIGFSIASLIIIGLGIMEIIPISMIGYWLLLGLGITALYWKKIDVLAQHTGRAKDTFRQYALLLEAIETTTFNSQLLKAKQQLIQSEDQKASEIFSKFSKALDALDNRNNLISLVLGNGYLLLDLRYSYAVEKWISKNAHKVDEWFHVVTFFDAFNSFGNYGFNHQSFTYPTLTHEPVTILAEGLGHPLLHPEKRVDSDLKLEEEQFFIVTGANMAGKSTFLRTVALHIVMANVGLPVCAKESKYKPIKLITSMRTTDSLTDDSSYFFSELTRLKFVVDTIENDKNYFVILDEILKGTNSTDKAIGSRKFVEKLVKQNATGIIATHDLSLTEIETELEAVKNYYFDAEIINDELFFDYKLKQGVCQNMNASFLLKKMEIV from the coding sequence ATGCAAAACCCAAACACGTTTTATAAAGCACAATTACAGTTAAATCAAAGGGAGTCTAAGCGTATATTCAAACAACTCAGTCTTTATAGCCTTCTAAGACTTTCCGTTTTTGTACTTACAGGAATAGGCATTTATTTTACCTATAAAAACTGGCAAATTGCGGCAGGCATTGGTGTCGTTGGTATGGCTATTTTCCTTTTTCTATTATCGCGATACACAGACTTAAAAGCGAAAAGAAACCTACACAAACGTCTGATTGCTATTAACGAAAACGAATTAAACATAGCCAAAGGAGATTTTCACGAACAACCAGATGGGTCGGAATTTCAAAATCCTAAGCATTTCTTTAGTCTGGATATCGATTTGTTTGGAAAAGGGTCTTTTTTTCAATTTATAAATCGAACAGCTATAAATGAAGGTACCGAAACGTTGACCGAAAATTTGCTATCAAATGATATTACCAACATTGAGGAGCGACAACAAGCGATACAAGAATTGGCTGCAATGCCAGAATGGCGACAAAACTATACAGCAGTAGCGCAAGGCGTTGAAATAGAGCATTCCGCAGCTTCAATTATTGCTTGGCTAAAAGGTTACAAGCCGTTTTTGGGAAAAGTGCAGTATGCTTTGACTATTGGGTTTAGTATAGCATCTTTAATTATTATAGGATTAGGAATTATGGAAATTATTCCGATTTCCATGATTGGATATTGGTTATTGTTAGGACTCGGCATTACAGCACTATATTGGAAAAAAATTGATGTTCTAGCACAGCATACAGGAAGAGCAAAAGACACCTTTAGACAATATGCGTTGTTATTAGAAGCTATTGAAACAACAACGTTTAACTCTCAATTATTAAAGGCCAAACAACAATTGATTCAATCTGAAGACCAAAAAGCATCTGAAATATTTTCAAAATTTTCAAAAGCACTCGATGCTCTGGATAATAGAAATAATCTCATTTCATTGGTTCTAGGTAACGGCTATCTGCTTTTAGATCTACGATACAGCTATGCTGTTGAAAAATGGATTTCTAAAAATGCCCATAAAGTGGACGAATGGTTTCATGTGGTCACCTTCTTTGATGCTTTTAATAGCTTTGGAAACTATGGCTTTAATCATCAAAGTTTTACTTATCCAACTCTAACTCACGAACCAGTGACAATTTTGGCTGAAGGTTTAGGACATCCCTTGTTACATCCCGAAAAACGAGTAGACAGTGATTTAAAGTTAGAAGAGGAACAATTCTTTATCGTGACAGGCGCAAACATGGCAGGAAAAAGTACCTTTTTAAGAACCGTTGCACTTCATATTGTTATGGCCAATGTTGGATTGCCTGTGTGTGCAAAAGAGAGCAAGTACAAGCCCATTAAGTTAATTACAAGCATGCGAACCACAGATTCGTTAACTGATGATAGCTCCTATTTCTTTAGTGAATTAACACGATTAAAATTTGTGGTGGATACTATTGAAAATGACAAAAACTATTTCGTAATCCTCGATGAAATTCTAAAAGGCACCAACAGTACTGATAAAGCCATTGGCTCAAGAAAATTTGTGGAAAAGTTAGTGAAACAAAATGCCACAGGAATTATTGCTACGCACGATTTAAGTCTTACAGAAATAGAAACCGAATTAGAAGCTGTTAAAAACTACTATTTTGATGCAGAAATCATAAACGATGAACTATTTTTCGATTACAAATTAAAACAAGGCGTCTGCCAAAACATGAATGCTAGTTTTTTGTTGAAGAAGATGGAGATTGTTTAG